One genomic segment of Thermoanaerobacterium sp. PSU-2 includes these proteins:
- a CDS encoding sugar ABC transporter permease, with the protein MENRRIGLLYILPWLIGLVIFTIYPFVTSLILSFTNYNIINAPQFIGIQNYVNMFHDSTFWTSFTATLEYVVITVPLKLIFSLFIAFILNYKLRGINFYRTAYYVPSILGGNIAIAVLWKFVFANTGLVNQVLGVFGIKPVGWFSTGLGAIFTISALRVWEFGSTMVIFLAGLKDIPQELYEAAAVDGAGKIKTFFKVTIPLLTPIIFFNLVMQLIQAFQEFNGPYMITQGGPLYKTYLLPMMIYDNSFKFFNMGYGSAISWFLFIIIMIFTMFVFSSSKYWVFYSDEGGGES; encoded by the coding sequence ATGGAAAACAGGCGCATAGGGCTTTTATATATACTGCCGTGGCTTATCGGCCTTGTGATATTTACCATATATCCGTTTGTGACATCTTTAATATTAAGTTTCACAAATTACAATATTATTAATGCACCGCAATTTATCGGTATTCAAAATTACGTCAATATGTTTCATGACAGCACATTCTGGACGTCATTTACTGCAACACTGGAGTATGTTGTAATTACAGTACCGTTAAAGCTTATATTTTCGCTTTTTATAGCATTTATCTTGAATTACAAGCTAAGAGGAATAAATTTTTACCGCACTGCGTATTATGTCCCATCGATTCTCGGCGGAAATATTGCTATAGCTGTTTTGTGGAAGTTTGTATTTGCAAATACAGGGCTTGTAAATCAGGTTCTGGGAGTATTTGGCATAAAACCAGTAGGTTGGTTTTCCACAGGTCTAGGAGCGATATTTACCATAAGCGCTTTAAGGGTATGGGAATTTGGCTCTACCATGGTGATTTTCTTGGCAGGTTTAAAGGATATACCACAAGAGCTTTATGAGGCAGCGGCAGTTGACGGTGCAGGCAAGATCAAAACATTCTTTAAGGTCACCATACCGCTTTTGACACCTATAATATTTTTCAACTTGGTAATGCAGTTAATACAAGCTTTCCAGGAATTCAATGGACCTTACATGATAACGCAAGGTGGTCCTCTGTATAAGACGTATCTTTTGCCAATGATGATTTACGACAACTCATTTAAGTTCTTCAATATGGGATATGGCAGCGCTATATCATGGTTCCTCTTCATAATAATAATGATATTTACAATGTTTGTATTTTCGTCGTCGAAGTACTGGGTGTTTTATTCAGATGAAGGAGGAGGCGAGTCATAA
- a CDS encoding NAD(P)/FAD-dependent oxidoreductase, producing the protein MKVAIIGAGISGLACAHELERLGITCVIFERKNAIGTIQPNIGSFLNMEDRPIKDPVYYFRRTYGISLTPVEKMTKIIMHSPMYTSTVKGNHGYFVLRSKDADSLDNQLARGVKSKVNFNADPDYKELSREFDFVVVATGNSGILEKLTEWKTTVTTWIKGATILGNFEPHTAEMWFNTDYARSGYGYIMPFDKTKASLVLITTYAQHGELDSLWQLFLKTERFSYEMVETYELELNTGIAKEHKIDNVYFVGNAAGFLDPLLGLGAFHALESGIYAARSIATGEDYEKMVKTITDKVQMLSDYRDKLDKFSNSDYDRMVKILGMPLVRHIVYNTNIDVIKYGHTMLKFIK; encoded by the coding sequence ATGAAGGTTGCCATAATAGGAGCAGGAATATCAGGGCTTGCATGTGCTCATGAGCTTGAAAGGCTTGGAATAACGTGTGTGATTTTTGAGAGAAAAAATGCTATAGGGACGATTCAGCCTAACATCGGCTCATTTTTAAACATGGAAGATAGGCCGATTAAAGATCCGGTTTACTACTTTAGGCGTACCTATGGCATATCATTGACACCTGTTGAGAAGATGACAAAGATCATCATGCATTCTCCGATGTACACTTCAACAGTAAAAGGAAATCATGGGTATTTTGTCTTAAGAAGCAAAGATGCGGATTCACTTGACAATCAGCTGGCAAGAGGTGTGAAGTCAAAGGTAAACTTTAATGCAGACCCTGATTACAAAGAGCTATCAAGAGAATTTGACTTTGTAGTCGTAGCCACTGGCAATTCCGGGATACTGGAAAAGCTTACAGAGTGGAAGACTACCGTTACTACATGGATAAAAGGTGCTACAATCTTAGGGAATTTCGAACCACATACGGCAGAGATGTGGTTTAACACAGATTACGCAAGATCTGGGTACGGATACATCATGCCTTTTGATAAGACCAAAGCATCTTTAGTTCTTATAACAACCTATGCACAGCACGGCGAGTTAGACAGTTTATGGCAGCTTTTTTTAAAAACTGAGAGATTTAGCTATGAGATGGTGGAGACTTATGAATTAGAGCTAAATACAGGTATTGCTAAAGAGCACAAAATCGACAATGTGTATTTCGTTGGAAATGCCGCTGGATTTTTAGATCCACTTTTAGGGCTTGGAGCATTTCACGCTTTAGAAAGCGGCATTTACGCTGCAAGATCAATTGCAACAGGCGAAGACTATGAAAAAATGGTCAAAACTATAACTGATAAGGTACAAATGCTTTCAGATTACAGAGATAAACTGGATAAATTCAGTAACAGCGATTATGACAGAATGGTTAAGATATTAGGCATGCCGCTTGTTAGGCATATAGTGTATAACACAAATATAGATGTGATAAAATACGGGCACACCATGCTGAAGTTTATAAAGTAA
- a CDS encoding LysM domain-containing protein translates to MPYCPSGRYYTVEPGDTLWLISQKINRPVDDIIKVNPGIDPNRLMVGQVICLPSIIPYGKTTECPTGIYWEVAPGDTLYKIAKTVGTTVDKILALNPYIDPNNLVVGQVICLPSPG, encoded by the coding sequence ATGCCTTATTGTCCATCGGGAAGGTATTACACTGTAGAGCCTGGGGATACGTTGTGGCTTATATCTCAGAAAATCAATAGGCCTGTAGACGACATTATAAAAGTGAATCCTGGTATAGATCCAAACAGATTGATGGTAGGACAAGTAATATGCTTGCCGTCAATAATACCTTATGGCAAGACGACAGAATGCCCAACAGGCATATATTGGGAGGTAGCACCTGGAGATACCCTTTATAAAATAGCAAAAACTGTAGGAACTACTGTCGATAAAATTCTTGCATTAAATCCGTATATAGATCCAAATAACCTTGTGGTAGGACAGGTGATATGCTTGCCTTCACCAGGATAA
- a CDS encoding FAD-dependent oxidoreductase, which translates to MKVAIIGAGSAGLTAAIRLESYGIKPDVFERKSKVGDAFNHVAGLLNVINRPINDPLEYLKNNFDVAIAPLNNIDKIVMHGPTVTRTIKGRRLGYFMLKGQGELSVESQLYKKLKTNVNFDVHADYKNLKEVYDYVIVATGNHQIPNELGCWQTLVDTRLKIAEVIGKFDPNTLIMWMNTVYCKSGYAYLAPFDDKRAVLALIVPYITKEEIDMYWEMFLKIEKIGYDVVSVYDYEHISGNAFPHTYENMYFVGNAGGAIEPFLGFGQFASILGGALAAKSIATGCNFENEMAYLTNANLKLLEFRKAIDTVDNDKIDRLIKFLTKPLIKQLIYDTNFNIVKYSSFIIRYAVNELFKF; encoded by the coding sequence ATGAAAGTAGCTATTATAGGTGCAGGCTCGGCAGGCTTAACTGCGGCTATAAGGCTTGAATCTTATGGGATAAAGCCTGATGTATTTGAGAGAAAATCTAAAGTCGGCGATGCTTTTAACCATGTAGCAGGACTTTTAAATGTCATAAATAGGCCAATAAACGATCCTTTGGAGTATTTAAAAAATAATTTTGATGTAGCTATTGCGCCGCTTAACAACATAGACAAGATTGTGATGCACGGGCCAACTGTCACTCGTACTATTAAAGGCAGAAGGCTGGGATACTTTATGCTGAAAGGGCAAGGAGAATTGTCTGTAGAAAGCCAGCTATACAAGAAATTAAAGACAAATGTCAATTTTGATGTCCACGCAGACTACAAGAATCTAAAGGAAGTTTATGATTATGTCATTGTGGCGACTGGAAACCATCAGATACCAAACGAGTTAGGATGTTGGCAGACGCTGGTTGATACGAGGCTTAAAATAGCTGAGGTAATCGGTAAATTCGACCCAAATACGCTTATAATGTGGATGAACACAGTCTACTGCAAAAGCGGTTATGCATACCTTGCTCCTTTTGACGATAAAAGGGCGGTTTTAGCACTTATAGTTCCTTACATCACAAAAGAGGAAATAGACATGTATTGGGAGATGTTTCTAAAAATAGAGAAGATAGGATATGACGTAGTAAGTGTTTATGACTATGAGCATATATCAGGCAATGCGTTTCCACATACGTACGAAAACATGTACTTTGTAGGTAATGCGGGAGGAGCTATCGAGCCATTCTTAGGTTTTGGCCAGTTTGCATCAATTTTAGGTGGTGCTTTGGCAGCAAAAAGCATCGCAACAGGCTGCAACTTTGAAAATGAAATGGCGTATCTTACAAATGCAAATTTAAAGCTTTTAGAGTTTAGAAAAGCCATCGACACTGTAGATAATGATAAGATAGACAGGCTTATAAAGTTTTTGACAAAGCCACTCATAAAGCAGCTTATTTACGATACAAATTTTAACATAGTAAAATATTCTTCATTCATAATACGGTACGCCGTCAATGAATTATTTAAGTTTTAA
- the uxaC gene encoding glucuronate isomerase yields MKNFMDDDFLLNNEVAVKLFHDYASKMPIFDFHCHLNPKDIYEDKKFKNITEVWLYGDHYKWRLMRSNGVDEKYITGDADDYSKFLEFAKTMPMAIGNPVFHWTHLELQRYFGVNELLNEKTAPIIWEKVNSVLESSEFSVRNIIKKSNVKILCTTDDPTDSLEYHKLLRDDESFGVKVLPAFRPDKGINIERDGFRDWVKKLGEVSGKDIEDYEDYLDALNSRIEYFDSLGCRLSDHALDFVSYEESTKIKVNEIFKKALEGEELSKFEIDQYKTSVLQFLGRKYKEFGWAMQLHIAALRNTNTRMFRKLGPDTGYDSINDVDIAQKVAKLLDSLDLTGSLPKTILYTLNPKDNYVLATLMGCFQGEGIPGKMQFGSAWWFNDNIDGMREQMKTLANVGLLSKFVGMVTDSRSFLSYPRHEYFRRILCNLIGEWVDRGEVPYDIDLLGKIVQDISYNNAVNYFGV; encoded by the coding sequence ATGAAGAATTTTATGGATGATGATTTTCTATTAAACAACGAAGTTGCTGTTAAACTATTTCATGACTATGCATCAAAGATGCCTATATTTGATTTTCACTGCCATTTGAATCCTAAAGATATTTACGAAGACAAGAAATTTAAAAACATCACGGAAGTTTGGCTATATGGCGATCACTATAAATGGAGACTTATGAGGAGCAATGGCGTCGATGAAAAGTACATTACAGGCGATGCTGATGATTACAGCAAATTTTTAGAGTTTGCAAAGACTATGCCTATGGCTATCGGCAATCCTGTTTTTCATTGGACACATTTGGAGCTTCAAAGGTACTTTGGTGTTAATGAGCTTCTAAATGAGAAAACAGCTCCAATAATATGGGAAAAAGTCAATTCAGTATTGGAGAGTAGCGAATTCAGCGTCAGAAATATCATTAAGAAGTCAAACGTAAAGATACTGTGCACAACAGATGATCCGACAGATAGCCTTGAGTATCACAAACTTTTGAGGGATGATGAAAGCTTTGGTGTAAAGGTTTTGCCTGCATTTAGACCTGACAAAGGTATAAATATTGAAAGAGACGGTTTTAGAGATTGGGTCAAAAAGCTTGGAGAAGTAAGCGGGAAAGATATTGAAGATTACGAAGATTACTTAGATGCTTTAAATTCAAGAATAGAGTACTTTGACAGCTTAGGTTGCAGGTTATCAGATCACGCCCTCGACTTTGTATCTTATGAAGAAAGCACAAAAATCAAAGTGAATGAAATATTCAAGAAAGCTTTAGAAGGCGAAGAACTTTCTAAATTTGAAATTGACCAATACAAGACAAGTGTTCTTCAATTTTTGGGAAGAAAATATAAAGAATTCGGATGGGCTATGCAGCTTCACATTGCAGCTTTAAGAAATACAAACACCAGGATGTTTAGAAAGCTGGGTCCTGATACTGGATATGATTCAATAAATGATGTAGATATAGCACAAAAAGTGGCGAAGCTTTTAGACTCATTAGATTTAACTGGTTCTTTGCCGAAGACCATATTGTACACGCTAAACCCCAAAGATAACTACGTTTTAGCAACCCTTATGGGGTGTTTCCAAGGAGAAGGGATTCCAGGTAAAATGCAATTTGGCTCTGCATGGTGGTTTAATGACAACATCGACGGAATGAGGGAGCAGATGAAGACACTGGCAAATGTAGGGCTATTAAGCAAATTCGTTGGAATGGTAACCGATTCAAGGAGTTTCTTGTCATATCCAAGGCACGAATACTTCAGAAGGATACTGTGCAATTTGATTGGCGAATGGGTAGATAGAGGCGAGGTGCCTTACGATATAGACTTGTTAGGAAAGATAGTTCAGGACATATCCTACAATAATGCAGTCAATTATTTTGGAGTATAG
- a CDS encoding ABC transporter substrate-binding protein, whose protein sequence is MKKLVALALAAALGISTLLTGCGSSGNSTSQKNTNSSTKTSESQPAKQVTLRFSWWGDDTRHQATLNAIKLFEQKYPNIKIQAEYAGWDGYLDKQTTQMAGGTAADIMQINWNWLPLFSKDGNGFYDLNKLSSELGLDNYSKDILATGTVNGKLNGIPVAMTGRVLYVNKTMYDKYGATIPKTWDDLINDASKFPSGSYPIVTGSYDSWLLAMTYAEQETGKPFLTTDGKLNFTQDDIKTALSFYKTLLDKKVTTPIQSIAAEGGNGLAPIAQLPSFLNGKFAGLFEWTSAISKEATPIKQNNMELVTAGLPMNSDAKTSAAILKPSMLFAINKDCKYPKEAATFLNFILNDPQGVEAMGTNRGIPVSKAALDTLKKDGKISGLEYEGLQILESKPGLPLSPYLEDPKLQQVYDQTIDKISYNQETVDQAAKEMYTNLQNVLSQITK, encoded by the coding sequence ATGAAAAAACTAGTAGCATTAGCACTTGCGGCAGCTCTAGGCATTTCCACATTACTTACAGGATGTGGCTCATCAGGTAATTCGACGAGCCAGAAGAACACAAATAGCAGTACAAAGACATCTGAAAGCCAGCCAGCAAAACAAGTAACGCTGAGATTTTCATGGTGGGGCGATGACACAAGACATCAGGCGACTTTAAATGCTATAAAGCTTTTTGAGCAAAAATACCCAAATATAAAGATACAGGCAGAGTATGCTGGTTGGGATGGCTACCTTGACAAACAGACAACACAAATGGCAGGTGGCACTGCTGCAGACATAATGCAGATAAACTGGAACTGGTTGCCACTATTCTCTAAAGACGGCAATGGTTTTTACGATTTAAACAAGCTGTCAAGTGAGCTGGGTTTAGACAATTATTCTAAGGATATTTTGGCTACAGGAACCGTTAACGGTAAACTAAATGGCATACCGGTAGCTATGACTGGAAGAGTTCTGTATGTAAATAAGACCATGTATGATAAATACGGTGCTACGATACCTAAAACATGGGATGACCTTATCAATGATGCTTCGAAGTTCCCAAGTGGCAGTTATCCAATTGTAACAGGTTCTTATGATTCTTGGCTTTTAGCTATGACTTATGCAGAACAAGAGACAGGAAAACCTTTCTTGACAACAGATGGCAAGCTTAACTTTACTCAAGATGATATAAAGACAGCATTGTCGTTCTACAAGACTTTGTTAGACAAAAAAGTCACTACTCCGATTCAGTCAATAGCTGCAGAAGGTGGCAATGGACTTGCACCAATAGCACAGCTTCCAAGCTTCTTAAATGGCAAATTTGCAGGCTTGTTTGAATGGACAAGTGCAATATCAAAAGAAGCTACTCCAATAAAACAGAACAACATGGAGCTTGTGACAGCAGGACTTCCTATGAATTCCGATGCTAAGACATCAGCGGCTATATTAAAGCCATCAATGCTTTTTGCCATCAATAAAGATTGCAAATATCCAAAAGAAGCAGCCACATTCTTGAATTTCATCTTGAATGATCCACAAGGCGTAGAAGCTATGGGCACAAATAGGGGCATACCTGTAAGCAAGGCTGCTTTAGATACACTTAAAAAAGACGGAAAGATATCAGGCTTAGAGTATGAAGGATTGCAGATATTGGAGTCAAAGCCAGGATTGCCATTAAGCCCATATCTGGAAGATCCAAAGCTTCAACAAGTATATGATCAGACTATAGACAAGATTTCTTACAACCAAGAAACAGTTGATCAAGCCGCAAAAGAGATGTATACAAATCTTCAGAATGTGCTAAGTCAAATAACAAAATAA
- a CDS encoding PPC domain-containing DNA-binding protein gives MGHINIDVKRRFMGRFKYDNDLLQEITTFITNENIRSGEIRIIGAVKKARFGYFNQSTKEYKFIEKNEHMEILSAIGNISLKDGKPFPHVHIILADENGNAFGGHLMEGTKIFAAEFVIVDYGENNLERVDDDYTGLSLWNL, from the coding sequence ATGGGTCATATTAATATAGATGTGAAAAGAAGGTTTATGGGTCGCTTTAAGTACGATAACGATCTTTTGCAGGAGATAACGACTTTCATAACAAATGAGAATATAAGATCTGGCGAGATAAGGATTATAGGTGCGGTAAAAAAGGCCCGGTTCGGCTACTTTAACCAATCTACAAAGGAATACAAATTTATCGAGAAAAACGAGCACATGGAAATACTGAGTGCTATAGGAAATATATCCTTAAAAGACGGCAAACCATTTCCACATGTACATATAATTCTTGCTGACGAAAACGGAAATGCCTTCGGCGGTCATCTCATGGAAGGCACAAAAATATTTGCTGCTGAATTTGTCATCGTAGACTATGGCGAAAACAACTTAGAAAGGGTCGATGACGACTACACCGGATTATCTCTTTGGAATCTATGA
- a CDS encoding DUF2383 domain-containing protein — protein sequence MQNMSPQEIISSAFKKAKNYEDVIHKKAKDYGKNISDSQVKGVLKQIEITALNHVDKIVTAEKTMRIDSLVKKNMSYDMMDALQDIEKDLINQQMFYNENLVNITNPYVRQIFTQMRDDEMRFITIIQQNIESLKSKPTEPNSIVYTTPRENK from the coding sequence ATGCAGAATATGAGCCCGCAGGAGATTATATCGAGTGCCTTTAAAAAGGCTAAAAATTACGAAGATGTTATACACAAAAAGGCAAAAGATTATGGCAAAAACATATCAGATAGTCAAGTTAAAGGAGTATTGAAACAGATAGAGATTACTGCTTTAAACCATGTAGACAAGATTGTCACTGCTGAAAAGACGATGCGGATAGATTCCCTTGTAAAGAAGAATATGTCTTATGATATGATGGACGCTTTACAGGATATAGAAAAGGATTTGATAAATCAGCAGATGTTCTACAACGAAAATCTCGTAAACATAACTAATCCGTATGTGAGGCAGATATTTACCCAGATGAGGGATGATGAGATGCGATTTATTACTATCATACAGCAGAACATAGAATCTCTAAAATCAAAGCCGACTGAGCCCAACAGCATAGTATACACGACGCCGAGGGAAAATAAATGA
- a CDS encoding LacI family DNA-binding transcriptional regulator — translation MSVTIKDIAKLANVSHTTVSRALNDSPQIKEETKEKIKEIAKKLNYVPNYNAKSLVLNKSYNIGLFFSTIFKGTSPSFFYETVRGVNSAIKKNYNLIIRGIDEYKDYSSIEKNRFDGIILTSQSESDNEFMYYVMRKGIPLVVLNREVNEKSVVNILSEEKTGAYNAVKYLIENGHRDIAIIEGKEGFKSTVDRKDGFLKALIESKILINNDYIVSGEYDIESGYSAMNKLLKLKKKPTAVFCSNDDMAVGAIKAIYEKGLKVPDDISVVGFDDSEFCRYIIPALTTVRKPIKDVSQKGAEILMTMIENDENSGEKIYVPTKLKIRDSVMAIK, via the coding sequence ATGAGCGTTACAATAAAGGATATAGCAAAACTTGCAAATGTGTCACATACTACAGTTTCCAGAGCTTTAAACGACAGTCCGCAGATAAAAGAGGAGACGAAAGAGAAGATAAAAGAAATCGCAAAAAAACTTAATTACGTGCCTAATTACAACGCCAAAAGCCTTGTTCTCAATAAATCATATAATATTGGCTTGTTCTTTTCTACAATCTTCAAAGGAACATCCCCCAGTTTTTTCTATGAGACTGTAAGGGGTGTAAACAGTGCAATCAAAAAAAATTACAATCTCATCATAAGAGGGATAGACGAGTATAAGGATTACTCGTCTATCGAAAAAAACCGTTTTGATGGAATCATACTTACAAGCCAAAGCGAAAGCGATAATGAATTTATGTACTACGTCATGAGAAAAGGTATACCTTTGGTTGTTTTAAATAGAGAAGTCAATGAAAAATCTGTAGTCAATATACTGAGTGAAGAGAAGACAGGAGCTTACAATGCAGTGAAGTACCTGATTGAAAATGGACATAGGGATATAGCCATAATTGAAGGCAAAGAAGGCTTCAAATCGACTGTTGACAGAAAAGACGGCTTTTTGAAGGCACTTATTGAAAGCAAGATACTTATTAACAATGATTACATCGTAAGTGGGGAGTACGACATAGAAAGCGGCTACAGCGCCATGAACAAGCTTTTGAAGTTAAAGAAGAAACCGACAGCCGTATTTTGCTCCAACGATGACATGGCGGTAGGTGCTATAAAGGCTATATATGAAAAAGGCCTTAAGGTACCTGATGACATTTCAGTGGTAGGCTTCGATGACAGTGAATTTTGCAGGTATATAATACCTGCTCTTACAACGGTGAGAAAGCCTATAAAAGATGTCAGCCAAAAAGGTGCAGAAATATTGATGACTATGATTGAAAATGACGAAAACAGCGGAGAAAAGATATACGTACCTACAAAGTTAAAGATAAGAGATTCTGTAATGGCAATAAAATAA
- a CDS encoding carbohydrate ABC transporter permease gives MNNETAFNNVNLRMDKGYRKREFRRKVNLAIRYAILTIGAIIMLYPIVWLVGASFKTNSEIFSSISFIPKRIDFTPYVKGWITGTQYTFATYYMNTFKYVIPKVIFTVVSSVLTAYGFSRFNFPFKKPLFAILISTMFLPQIVLRIPLYLLWKQLHLLDTFVPLYANDIFAAEAFFVFMIIQFMRGIPKELDEAAKIDGCNSFTILTRILLPVITPAIVSVTIFQFMWSMNDFMGPLIYISTVSKYPVSIALKMAMDATSGNFEWNKIIAMSVIALIPSIVVFFSAQKYFVEGISTSGLKG, from the coding sequence ATGAACAATGAGACAGCATTCAACAATGTAAACCTTAGGATGGATAAGGGGTATAGAAAGAGAGAGTTCAGAAGAAAAGTCAATTTGGCAATTAGATATGCGATACTGACAATTGGCGCTATTATAATGCTGTATCCGATTGTCTGGCTTGTAGGAGCCTCATTTAAGACAAACAGCGAGATATTCTCATCAATAAGTTTCATACCAAAAAGGATAGACTTTACGCCGTATGTAAAAGGCTGGATAACAGGCACTCAGTACACATTTGCAACGTACTACATGAATACTTTTAAGTACGTCATCCCTAAAGTGATTTTTACAGTTGTTTCATCAGTATTGACAGCATATGGCTTTTCAAGATTTAATTTTCCGTTTAAAAAGCCTTTATTTGCAATACTGATTTCAACGATGTTTTTGCCACAGATCGTTTTAAGGATACCGCTATATCTTTTATGGAAGCAATTGCATTTACTGGACACGTTTGTTCCTCTGTATGCAAATGACATATTTGCGGCAGAAGCGTTTTTCGTGTTCATGATTATACAGTTTATGAGGGGAATACCAAAGGAGCTTGATGAAGCTGCAAAGATAGACGGATGTAATTCATTTACGATACTGACGAGGATATTGCTGCCTGTGATTACGCCAGCAATTGTGTCTGTAACGATATTTCAGTTTATGTGGTCTATGAATGACTTCATGGGGCCTCTTATCTACATTTCAACCGTCAGCAAGTACCCTGTTTCAATAGCTTTGAAGATGGCAATGGATGCTACGTCAGGCAACTTTGAGTGGAACAAGATAATCGCAATGTCGGTTATAGCTCTTATACCTTCAATCGTAGTATTCTTCTCGGCTCAAAAGTATTTTGTTGAAGGTATATCTACAAGCGGATTAAAGGGATGA
- a CDS encoding glycoside hydrolase family 88 protein, which yields MNKVEKFIDGYIKDYKSYKPSWNYEDGCVLKGVLDLYSATDDEKYKTFVLKYLDEFIEKDGKIKGYHMENHHLDDVNSGKVLFDVYKMTGDEKYKKAIETIFNQVKTQPRTNEGNFWHKDIYPHQVWLDGLYMVMPFYIKYIKNFGDLKDLSDIVNQFANVRRLMYDNEKKLYYHGYDESRKEAWSDKKTGVSQNFWGRAEGWFVMALVDVLEEMDERMESEKDALLKIFNEAIDGLIIYQDEKTGMWYQVLDKGGEKGNYQETSATLMISYSILKGIRLNLLPQKYKEHGVKAFEGTVNKYIVEDEGKLALGGICSVAGLGNNPYRDGSYDYYISEKVVYDDPKGVGALMMAYSEIIKIN from the coding sequence TTGAACAAAGTTGAAAAGTTTATAGATGGCTACATTAAAGATTACAAAAGCTACAAACCATCGTGGAATTATGAAGATGGCTGTGTACTAAAAGGTGTACTTGATCTGTACAGTGCAACAGATGATGAAAAGTACAAAACATTTGTATTAAAATACCTTGATGAATTTATAGAAAAAGACGGCAAGATAAAAGGCTACCACATGGAAAATCATCATTTAGACGATGTAAATTCAGGCAAAGTGCTGTTTGATGTTTACAAGATGACTGGTGATGAGAAGTACAAGAAAGCCATAGAGACGATTTTTAATCAAGTTAAGACACAGCCCAGGACAAATGAGGGGAATTTTTGGCACAAAGACATATATCCTCATCAAGTATGGCTTGATGGACTGTATATGGTGATGCCTTTTTACATCAAATACATCAAAAATTTTGGCGATCTTAAAGATTTATCTGATATTGTAAATCAATTTGCTAATGTAAGAAGGCTTATGTATGACAATGAGAAAAAGCTTTACTATCATGGATATGACGAAAGTAGAAAAGAAGCATGGTCAGATAAAAAAACTGGTGTTTCTCAGAATTTTTGGGGAAGAGCAGAAGGTTGGTTTGTCATGGCCCTTGTTGATGTGCTGGAAGAGATGGATGAAAGAATGGAGTCTGAAAAAGATGCCCTTCTTAAAATATTCAACGAAGCAATAGATGGACTCATTATTTACCAAGATGAAAAAACTGGTATGTGGTATCAGGTTTTAGATAAAGGCGGCGAAAAAGGAAATTATCAAGAGACATCTGCCACGCTGATGATTTCGTACAGCATACTTAAGGGTATAAGGTTAAACCTTTTGCCGCAAAAATATAAAGAGCATGGTGTAAAGGCATTTGAAGGCACAGTCAATAAATACATTGTAGAAGATGAAGGAAAATTGGCGCTTGGAGGTATATGTTCTGTTGCAGGATTAGGCAATAATCCGTACAGAGATGGAAGCTATGACTACTATATATCGGAAAAAGTCGTATATGACGACCCTAAAGGCGTAGGAGCATTAATGATGGCATACAGTGAAATAATTAAAATAAATTAA